A region from the Variovorax sp. RKNM96 genome encodes:
- a CDS encoding MarR family transcriptional regulator, whose product MKRDFTQRFGFLVKNVGKLYSEEFDRLARERIGLTSAQCRLLGALAMHGDEEPLSQAELAQRLDLTPMAVAGLCDRMAAAGWIRREPSATDRRVNRIHLQPSAEKALDAALSISDGLNARVMLVLSQPERAQLLSLLGKVRESLVDITSGDGKKP is encoded by the coding sequence ATGAAAAGGGACTTCACCCAGCGCTTCGGCTTCCTCGTCAAGAACGTCGGCAAGCTCTACAGCGAAGAATTCGACCGCCTCGCGCGCGAGCGCATCGGCCTCACCAGCGCGCAATGCCGGCTGCTCGGCGCACTCGCCATGCACGGCGATGAAGAGCCGCTTTCGCAAGCCGAACTCGCGCAGCGGCTCGATCTCACCCCCATGGCCGTGGCGGGCCTGTGCGACCGCATGGCGGCTGCCGGATGGATCCGCCGCGAGCCCAGCGCCACCGACCGCCGCGTCAACAGGATCCACCTGCAGCCCAGCGCCGAAAAGGCGCTCGATGCTGCCCTCAGCATCAGCGACGGGCTCAACGCCCGTGTGATGTTGGTGCTCTCGCAGCCCGAGCGCGCGCAGTTGCTGAGCCTGCTCGGCAAGGTGCGCGAAAGCCTCGTGGACATCACCTCCGGCGACGGAAAGAAGCCATGA
- a CDS encoding DHA2 family efflux MFS transporter permease subunit — protein MSVAPGTTVPHRGMITISIMLATIMQALDTTIANVALPHMQGSLQASQDQITWVLTSYIVASAIALPLTGWLCGHWGRRRVFIISVIGFTVASALCGLATSLVGIVAARLLQGVFGAALVPLSQAVLLDINPREKVGQAMAIWGAGIMVGPILGPLLGGWLTENFDWRWVFFINLPVGIFAFWGIARYLPESRPQGEKLDIFGFVTLSLAIGMLQLFLDRGEQLDWFDSWEIKLEAAAALVAFGFFVVHTWTVQGVSFFDRDLLKDRNFVTGLLFAFIVGMILFATMALLPNFLQGLMGYPVVYTGEVTAPRGVGTMIAMIIVGRLVQRIDVRAIMAVGFGLTAFSLYQMTRLTLQMDSSLIILSGFIQGLGIGFTFVPLSTATFATLAPRLRNQGTPIFSLLRNIGSSVGISIVQALLTEGSSKAHAEIAATVAPGNPGLIGLPPMMSPDTMTGLAMLNAEVTRQGALIGYLDDFAIMMVITLLAIPLLLLIRSPRRNAAASGPVEVPH, from the coding sequence ATGAGCGTCGCGCCCGGAACCACCGTGCCGCACCGCGGCATGATCACCATCTCGATCATGCTGGCGACCATCATGCAGGCGCTGGACACCACGATCGCCAACGTCGCCTTGCCTCACATGCAGGGCAGCCTGCAGGCCTCGCAGGACCAGATCACCTGGGTGCTCACCTCGTACATCGTCGCCTCGGCGATCGCGCTGCCGCTCACCGGGTGGCTGTGCGGCCACTGGGGCCGGCGGCGCGTGTTCATCATCTCGGTGATCGGCTTCACGGTCGCTTCAGCGCTGTGCGGGCTGGCGACTTCGCTCGTCGGCATCGTCGCCGCTCGGCTGTTGCAGGGCGTGTTCGGCGCGGCGCTGGTGCCGCTGTCGCAGGCGGTGCTGCTGGACATCAACCCGCGCGAGAAGGTCGGCCAGGCCATGGCCATCTGGGGCGCGGGCATCATGGTCGGGCCCATCCTCGGGCCGCTGCTGGGCGGCTGGCTCACCGAGAACTTCGACTGGCGCTGGGTGTTCTTCATCAACCTGCCGGTGGGCATCTTCGCGTTCTGGGGCATCGCGCGCTACCTGCCCGAAAGCCGGCCGCAGGGCGAGAAGCTCGACATCTTCGGCTTCGTCACGCTGAGCTTGGCCATCGGCATGCTGCAGCTGTTTCTGGACCGCGGCGAGCAGCTCGACTGGTTCGACTCATGGGAGATCAAGCTCGAAGCCGCCGCCGCGCTCGTGGCCTTCGGCTTCTTCGTGGTCCATACGTGGACGGTGCAGGGCGTGTCGTTCTTCGACCGCGACCTGCTGAAGGACCGCAACTTCGTCACCGGCCTTCTGTTCGCCTTCATCGTCGGCATGATCCTGTTCGCGACGATGGCACTCTTGCCCAACTTCCTGCAGGGGCTCATGGGCTACCCGGTGGTCTACACCGGCGAGGTGACCGCGCCGCGCGGCGTGGGCACCATGATCGCGATGATCATCGTGGGGCGCCTCGTGCAGCGCATCGACGTGCGCGCCATCATGGCCGTGGGCTTCGGCCTCACCGCCTTTTCGCTCTACCAGATGACGCGGCTCACGCTGCAGATGGACAGCAGCCTGATCATTCTCTCGGGCTTCATCCAGGGGCTGGGCATCGGCTTCACCTTCGTGCCGCTGTCGACCGCGACCTTCGCGACGCTCGCGCCTCGATTGCGCAACCAGGGCACGCCCATCTTCAGCCTGCTGCGCAACATCGGCAGCAGCGTGGGCATCTCGATCGTGCAGGCGCTCCTGACCGAAGGGTCGAGCAAGGCGCATGCGGAGATCGCGGCAACCGTGGCGCCGGGCAACCCGGGGCTGATCGGCCTGCCGCCGATGATGTCGCCCGACACCATGACCGGTCTCGCGATGCTCAATGCCGAGGTCACGCGGCAGGGCGCGCTGATCGGCTACCTCGACGACTTCGCGATCATGATGGTGATCACGCTGCTGGCGATTCCGCTGTTGCTGCTGATCCGCAGTCCGCGGCGCAATGCGGCCGCTTCAGGTCCCGTCGAAGTGCCGCATTGA
- a CDS encoding PadR family transcriptional regulator, with protein sequence MRHPHFGHHHHNHHCHAPRGEHEDGFSGGRGRHGAPGDERMHGGRGGRGGGRVFGHGGLRFVLLQLIADKPSHGYELIKAIEDRLGGSYAPSPGVVYPTLTLLEEMGYLSVETADNGGRKRYTITPGGQEFLAANREMADAMMARMSGGVDGAGPRGGRPPQVTRAIENLKLAMRMRLSGTPLTEQQAHDFAAVLDSAAQQLERI encoded by the coding sequence ATGAGACACCCCCACTTCGGCCATCACCACCACAACCACCACTGCCACGCCCCCCGTGGCGAACACGAAGACGGCTTCTCGGGCGGCCGTGGCCGTCACGGCGCCCCCGGCGACGAGCGCATGCACGGAGGCCGTGGCGGACGCGGCGGCGGGCGCGTCTTCGGCCATGGCGGCCTGCGCTTCGTGCTGCTGCAGCTCATCGCCGACAAGCCTTCGCATGGCTACGAGCTCATCAAGGCCATCGAAGACCGCCTGGGCGGCAGCTATGCGCCGAGCCCCGGCGTGGTCTACCCCACCCTCACGCTGCTCGAAGAGATGGGCTACCTGAGCGTGGAGACGGCCGACAACGGCGGCCGCAAGCGCTACACCATCACCCCCGGCGGGCAGGAGTTCCTGGCCGCCAACCGCGAAATGGCCGACGCCATGATGGCCCGCATGTCGGGCGGCGTGGACGGCGCGGGCCCGCGCGGCGGACGCCCGCCGCAGGTCACGCGCGCCATCGAGAACCTCAAGCTCGCCATGCGCATGCGCCTGTCGGGCACGCCCCTCACCGAACAACAAGCCCACGATTTCGCCGCGGTGCTCGACAGCGCCGCTCAACAGCTAGAGCGCATCTGA
- a CDS encoding proteasome-type protease, with protein MTYCVGIKLNAGLVFLSDSRTNAGVDHISTFRKMIVYEQPGDRVMVLLSSGNLSISQSVREILQIEELRETREDGTQGDPITIWNAKSMFDAARVLGSAVRHVYDRDAEALKHAGLDFNVSFIFGGQVKGEGMRLFLVYAAGNFIEATTETPYFQVGESKYGKPVLDRVLTPETPLDEAAKCALVSMDSTMKSNLSVGLPLDLVVYEANKFETDRVICIDADNPYYRMMHNSWGQKLREVFDSIEDPVWDDSATEHPLKMPATRHSPLRKISTPDEKLI; from the coding sequence ATGACTTATTGCGTAGGCATCAAACTCAACGCCGGCCTGGTGTTTCTCTCCGACTCGCGCACGAACGCGGGCGTGGACCACATCAGCACCTTCCGCAAGATGATCGTCTACGAGCAGCCGGGCGACCGCGTCATGGTGCTGCTGTCCTCGGGCAACCTGAGCATCTCGCAGTCGGTGCGCGAAATCCTCCAGATCGAGGAGCTTCGCGAAACCCGTGAAGACGGCACGCAGGGCGACCCGATCACCATCTGGAACGCCAAGAGCATGTTCGACGCCGCCCGCGTGCTCGGCTCGGCGGTGCGCCATGTGTACGACCGCGATGCCGAGGCGCTGAAGCACGCGGGGCTCGACTTCAACGTGTCCTTCATCTTCGGCGGGCAGGTCAAGGGCGAGGGCATGCGCCTCTTCCTGGTCTACGCCGCAGGCAACTTCATCGAGGCGACCACCGAGACGCCTTACTTCCAGGTGGGCGAATCGAAGTACGGCAAGCCCGTGCTCGACCGGGTGCTCACGCCCGAGACGCCGCTGGACGAAGCCGCCAAGTGCGCGCTGGTGTCGATGGACTCGACGATGAAGTCGAACCTCTCGGTGGGCCTGCCGCTCGACCTGGTCGTGTACGAAGCCAACAAGTTCGAGACCGACCGGGTGATCTGCATCGATGCCGACAACCCCTACTACCGCATGATGCACAACAGCTGGGGCCAGAAGCTGCGCGAGGTGTTCGACAGCATCGAAGACCCGGTGTGGGACGACAGTGCCACCGAGCATCCGCTGAAGATGCCGGCCACGCGGCACAGCCCGCTGCGCAAGATCTCGACGCCCGACGAAAAGCTCATCTGA
- a CDS encoding magnesium and cobalt transport protein CorA — translation MLINCVAYENGAKLADIPVEDISDYITRPGCFVWVALSDATPEELAEMQKEFNLHPLAVEDAHHGHQRPKVEEYGDSLFVVMHLVEPSAEGEHCVNVGEVDVFVGRNYVLSVRNRSQQGFLGVRERCEREPELLRNGAGFVLYALMDAVVDRYFPVIDALEVELESIEQQIFTQGGAARDKIKQLYDLKRRSMILKRAVAPLVEAAGKLHGGRVPQICMGSQEYFRDVGDHLGRINGSIDAMRDTVGTAISVNLSMVTIEESEVTKRLAAWASIFAVCTAFAGIWGMNFENMPELKFKYGYAVALGLIVSTCGYLYYRFRRAGWL, via the coding sequence ATGCTGATCAACTGCGTGGCCTACGAAAACGGCGCCAAGCTCGCCGACATCCCCGTCGAGGACATCAGCGACTACATCACCCGACCCGGCTGCTTCGTCTGGGTGGCATTGAGCGACGCCACGCCCGAAGAGCTGGCCGAGATGCAGAAGGAATTCAACCTGCACCCGCTCGCAGTCGAAGACGCCCACCACGGCCACCAGCGCCCCAAGGTCGAGGAGTACGGCGATTCGCTCTTCGTCGTCATGCACCTCGTGGAGCCCTCGGCCGAAGGCGAGCACTGCGTGAACGTGGGGGAGGTCGACGTGTTCGTCGGTCGCAACTACGTGCTCTCGGTGCGCAACCGCAGCCAGCAGGGCTTTTTGGGCGTGCGGGAACGCTGCGAGCGCGAGCCCGAACTGCTGCGCAACGGCGCGGGCTTCGTGCTCTATGCGCTGATGGACGCGGTGGTCGACCGCTACTTCCCCGTCATCGACGCGCTCGAAGTGGAGCTCGAATCCATCGAGCAGCAGATCTTCACGCAGGGCGGCGCGGCGCGCGACAAGATCAAGCAGCTCTATGACCTGAAGCGCCGCAGCATGATCCTCAAGCGTGCGGTGGCGCCGCTGGTCGAGGCGGCGGGCAAGCTGCACGGCGGGCGCGTGCCGCAGATCTGCATGGGCTCGCAGGAATACTTTCGCGACGTGGGCGACCACCTGGGCCGCATCAACGGCTCCATCGACGCGATGCGCGACACCGTCGGCACGGCCATCTCGGTGAACCTCTCGATGGTCACGATCGAGGAGAGCGAAGTCACCAAGCGCCTCGCGGCCTGGGCCAGCATCTTCGCGGTGTGCACCGCGTTCGCCGGCATCTGGGGCATGAACTTCGAGAACATGCCCGAGCTGAAATTCAAATACGGCTATGCGGTGGCGCTGGGGCTCATCGTCAGCACCTGCGGCTATCTCTACTACCGGTTCAGACGTGCAGGCTGGCTCTGA
- a CDS encoding type II toxin-antitoxin system RelE/ParE family toxin, with protein sequence MDEKEIRWVGSSYVDLLAFPVEPRRAAGFELGKVQAGLDPTDWKPFNDIGAGTREIRLRDSSGIYRVMYVAKFEEAIYVLHCFQKKTQATSQQDKAIAEARYRAVIETRKHRP encoded by the coding sequence ATGGACGAAAAAGAAATCCGCTGGGTTGGCTCTTCCTATGTGGATCTGCTGGCCTTTCCCGTGGAGCCGCGCCGAGCAGCCGGTTTCGAGCTGGGCAAGGTCCAGGCCGGGCTGGACCCGACGGACTGGAAGCCATTCAACGACATAGGTGCCGGCACGCGCGAGATTCGGCTCAGGGATTCGAGCGGCATCTACCGAGTGATGTACGTAGCCAAATTTGAAGAAGCAATCTATGTCCTGCATTGCTTCCAGAAAAAGACGCAGGCGACCAGTCAACAGGACAAGGCCATCGCCGAGGCGCGCTATCGCGCGGTGATTGAAACAAGGAAGCACCGACCATGA
- the mutS gene encoding DNA mismatch repair protein MutS, translating to MMAQYLGLKANHPDTLLFYRMGDFYELFWADAEKAARLLDITLTQRGQSAGQPVVMCGVPFHAVDTYLARLIKLGESVAICEQVGEVGASKGPVERKVVRVVTPGTLTDSELLNDKSESLLLAVHAGTRNFCGLAWLSVTGAELRLAECPADALEAWIARIAPSELLYSAEVTPAFEQRLKAARAATPFTLSIRPAWQFDGGLGERKLSEQMGSNSLAAWNAESLSNAHAAAAALLGYAEHTQGRALSHVQRLSVERDGDLIELPPTTRRNLELVQTLRGEDSPTMFSLLDTCMTGMGSRLVKRWLLSPRRDRTEAQARLEAIGALQSTVLGGTAAPWRTLREQLKNTSDVERIAARIALRQVRPRELLALRLALDKAEQLAPLLPASAPLLARITERLAPPPGCADLLVSAIKPDPSALVRDGGVIATGHDAELDELRAISDNCDDFLLKLEVSERERTGISNLRVQFNRVHGFYIEVTQSALSKVPDNYRRRQTLKNAERFITPELKAFEDKALSAQDRALAREKWLYEQLLDALQPSVHALTQLAGGIATLDALCALAERSHTLHWRAPTFVSHPCIEIQQGRHPVVEARLAEKSSGGFIANDTQLGPQQRMQVITGPNMGGKSTYMRQVAIIVLLASIGSHVPAAACRLGPIDAIHTRIGAADDLANAQSTFMLEMTEAAQILHSATAQSLVLMDEIGRGTSTFDGLALAAGIAAQLHDRSKAFTLFATHYFELTEFPATHHGAVNMHVSATEAGRDIVFLHEMQPGPASKSYGIQVARLAGMPAAVVNHARQALEALESQHAQTRAQVDLFAPPPVAETPLASAVESALAALDPDTMSPREALDALYALQKLNTRERSAA from the coding sequence ATGATGGCGCAGTACCTGGGCCTCAAGGCGAACCATCCGGACACGCTGTTGTTCTACCGGATGGGCGATTTCTACGAACTGTTCTGGGCCGATGCCGAAAAGGCGGCACGCCTGCTCGACATCACGCTCACCCAGCGCGGCCAGTCGGCCGGCCAGCCGGTGGTGATGTGCGGGGTGCCCTTCCATGCGGTCGATACCTACCTCGCGCGCCTCATCAAGCTGGGCGAATCCGTCGCCATCTGCGAGCAGGTGGGCGAGGTCGGCGCGAGCAAGGGGCCGGTGGAACGCAAGGTGGTGCGGGTGGTCACGCCCGGCACGCTGACCGATTCGGAACTGCTCAACGACAAGAGCGAATCGCTGCTGCTCGCGGTACATGCGGGCACGCGCAATTTCTGCGGGCTCGCGTGGCTGAGCGTGACGGGCGCCGAACTGCGGCTGGCCGAGTGCCCGGCCGACGCGCTCGAAGCGTGGATCGCGCGCATCGCTCCGAGCGAACTGCTCTATAGCGCCGAGGTGACGCCGGCTTTCGAGCAGCGCCTGAAAGCCGCGCGTGCGGCAACGCCCTTCACGCTCTCGATCCGCCCCGCGTGGCAGTTCGACGGCGGCCTCGGCGAGCGCAAGCTCAGCGAGCAGATGGGCAGCAACAGCCTGGCCGCGTGGAACGCCGAATCGCTCTCCAACGCGCACGCCGCAGCCGCCGCGCTGCTGGGGTACGCCGAACATACGCAAGGCCGCGCGCTCTCGCACGTGCAGCGTCTCTCGGTCGAACGCGACGGCGACCTGATCGAGCTGCCGCCCACCACGCGCCGCAACCTCGAACTGGTGCAGACGCTGCGCGGCGAAGACTCGCCCACGATGTTCTCGCTGCTCGACACCTGCATGACGGGCATGGGCAGCCGGCTCGTGAAGCGCTGGCTGCTCTCGCCTCGTCGCGACCGCACCGAGGCACAGGCGCGGCTCGAAGCCATCGGCGCGCTGCAGTCCACAGTGCTCGGCGGCACGGCCGCGCCCTGGCGCACGCTGCGGGAACAACTGAAGAACACGAGCGATGTGGAACGCATCGCGGCACGCATCGCGCTGCGCCAGGTGCGTCCGCGCGAACTGCTGGCGCTGCGCCTCGCGCTCGACAAGGCCGAGCAACTGGCGCCGCTGCTTCCCGCTTCCGCCCCGCTGCTGGCCCGCATTACCGAGCGGCTCGCGCCGCCGCCGGGTTGCGCCGACCTGCTGGTGAGCGCGATCAAGCCCGACCCGTCGGCGCTGGTGCGCGACGGCGGCGTGATCGCCACCGGCCACGACGCCGAGCTCGACGAGCTGCGCGCCATCAGCGACAACTGCGACGACTTCCTGCTCAAGCTCGAAGTGAGCGAGCGCGAGCGCACCGGCATCAGCAACCTCAGGGTGCAGTTCAACCGCGTGCACGGCTTCTACATCGAGGTGACGCAGAGCGCGCTCTCGAAGGTGCCCGACAACTACCGCCGCCGCCAGACGCTGAAGAACGCCGAGCGCTTCATCACGCCCGAGCTGAAGGCTTTCGAAGACAAGGCGCTGAGCGCGCAAGACCGCGCGCTGGCCCGCGAGAAGTGGCTCTACGAGCAGCTGCTCGATGCGCTGCAGCCCTCGGTGCATGCGCTCACGCAACTGGCCGGCGGCATCGCGACGCTCGATGCGCTGTGCGCGCTGGCGGAGCGCTCGCACACGCTGCACTGGCGCGCACCGACCTTCGTGTCGCACCCTTGCATCGAGATCCAGCAGGGCCGGCATCCGGTGGTGGAAGCGCGGCTCGCCGAAAAGTCGTCGGGCGGCTTCATCGCCAATGACACGCAGCTCGGACCGCAGCAGCGCATGCAGGTCATCACCGGCCCGAACATGGGCGGTAAATCGACGTACATGCGGCAGGTGGCGATCATCGTGCTGCTCGCCTCCATCGGCTCGCACGTGCCGGCCGCGGCCTGCAGGCTCGGGCCGATCGATGCCATTCACACCCGCATCGGCGCGGCGGACGATCTGGCCAATGCGCAATCGACCTTCATGCTCGAGATGACCGAGGCCGCGCAGATCCTGCACAGCGCCACCGCGCAGTCGCTGGTGCTGATGGATGAAATCGGCCGCGGCACCAGCACCTTCGACGGGCTGGCGCTGGCCGCGGGCATCGCGGCGCAACTGCACGACCGCAGCAAGGCCTTCACGCTGTTCGCGACCCACTACTTCGAATTGACCGAATTCCCGGCCACGCACCATGGCGCGGTGAACATGCATGTGAGCGCAACCGAAGCGGGTCGCGACATCGTGTTCCTGCACGAAATGCAGCCCGGCCCGGCCAGCAAGAGCTACGGAATCCAGGTGGCGCGGCTCGCGGGCATGCCCGCGGCGGTGGTCAACCATGCGCGCCAGGCGCTCGAGGCACTTGAGTCGCAGCATGCGCAAACTCGTGCACAGGTCGACCTGTTCGCGCCCCCGCCCGTGGCCGAAACGCCTCTGGCCAGCGCCGTAGAATCCGCGCTGGCCGCGCTAGACCCCGACACCATGAGCCCGCGCGAGGCCCTCGACGCGCTCTATGCCCTCCAGAAACTGAACACGCGTGAACGCAGTGCCGCCTGA
- a CDS encoding alpha/beta hydrolase yields MAMPPVVFSHGNSFPASTYRVVLDSLRNRGFEVDAIEKFGHDPKYPVTDNWPHLVQQLADFARVRADRAGGPVFLIGHSLGGFLSLMCAALHPALARGVVLIDSPILGGWRANTLNVVKRTPLMKSISPGAISRKRKNIWADREAVFEHFRSKKAFAKWDEQVLHDYIDHGTFDGDDTRELSFDRDVETTIYNTLPHNLGALLRRHPLKCKAAFIGGRQSAEMKRVGMTMTEQVTKGRIAMLDGTHLFPMEKPLATAAAVEAALRNLL; encoded by the coding sequence ATGGCCATGCCGCCCGTCGTCTTCTCGCACGGCAACAGCTTTCCCGCGAGCACCTACCGCGTCGTCCTCGACAGCCTGCGCAACCGCGGCTTCGAGGTCGATGCCATCGAGAAATTCGGGCACGACCCGAAGTACCCCGTCACCGACAACTGGCCGCACCTGGTGCAGCAGCTGGCCGACTTCGCGCGGGTGCGCGCCGATCGCGCGGGCGGGCCGGTGTTTCTCATCGGCCATTCGCTCGGCGGTTTCCTCAGCCTGATGTGCGCGGCGCTGCACCCGGCGCTCGCGCGCGGCGTGGTGCTGATCGATTCGCCGATCCTCGGCGGCTGGCGCGCGAACACGCTCAATGTGGTCAAGCGCACGCCGCTCATGAAGAGCATCTCGCCCGGCGCCATCAGCCGCAAACGCAAGAACATCTGGGCCGACCGCGAGGCGGTGTTCGAGCACTTCCGCAGCAAGAAGGCGTTCGCGAAGTGGGACGAGCAGGTGCTGCACGACTACATCGACCACGGCACCTTCGACGGGGACGACACGCGCGAGCTCAGCTTCGACCGCGACGTGGAGACGACGATCTACAACACCCTGCCCCACAACCTGGGCGCGCTGCTGCGCAGGCACCCGCTCAAGTGCAAGGCGGCGTTCATCGGCGGACGTCAATCGGCCGAAATGAAACGGGTGGGCATGACGATGACCGAGCAGGTGACCAAGGGGCGCATCGCGATGCTCGACGGCACGCACCTGTTTCCGATGGAAAAGCCGCTGGCGACTGCGGCGGCGGTCGAGGCGGCGCTACGCAATCTGCTGTGA
- a CDS encoding NAD(P)/FAD-dependent oxidoreductase → MHPSSFISTPRIAIVGGGPGGLMLARLLHLSGLRATVFEHEESPLVRSQGGTLDLHEDSGLMAVRRAGLEAEFLRIARYDDQGSRLLDKSGRVLFEEPDASAGNRPEVDRTALRDMLLASLPGDCVQWGRALREVLPQDDGRWNLVFTDGEAGPFDLVVGADGAWSRVRPLLSPYKPQYSGLTFIEFGIDDVDRSHPAVAQLVGRGKLDVQGDGKLLIAQRNGNAHIRGYAIFRVPADWAAKRFDFASPAAVRSALLAEFAGFDDAITDLFRASNDNFATRLIHALPVGHCWAHRRGLTLLGDAAHVMSPFGGEGVNAALRDAAELAAQLIGEQDWGKAVAAYETQMFERVAEIAEGSAEAAATQLSHIGEALMLAQFQEHQEQRAATA, encoded by the coding sequence ATGCATCCCTCTTCTTTTATTTCCACTCCCCGCATCGCCATCGTCGGCGGCGGTCCCGGCGGCCTCATGCTGGCGCGCCTGCTTCACCTCTCCGGCCTCCGGGCCACCGTGTTCGAGCACGAAGAAAGTCCGCTCGTGCGTTCACAGGGCGGCACGCTCGACCTGCATGAAGACTCGGGCCTGATGGCCGTGCGGCGCGCCGGGCTCGAAGCCGAGTTCCTGCGCATCGCACGCTATGACGACCAGGGCTCGCGGCTGCTCGACAAGTCGGGGCGCGTTCTCTTCGAGGAGCCTGATGCGTCCGCGGGCAACCGGCCCGAGGTCGATCGCACTGCGCTGCGCGACATGCTGCTTGCGTCGCTGCCGGGCGACTGCGTCCAGTGGGGCCGTGCGTTGCGCGAAGTGCTGCCGCAGGATGACGGTCGATGGAACCTCGTCTTCACGGACGGCGAGGCCGGGCCTTTCGATCTCGTGGTCGGTGCGGACGGCGCATGGTCGCGCGTGCGTCCGCTGCTGTCGCCGTACAAGCCGCAGTACAGCGGGCTGACCTTCATCGAGTTCGGCATCGACGACGTGGACCGCAGCCACCCGGCCGTCGCGCAACTGGTCGGGCGGGGCAAGCTCGATGTGCAGGGCGATGGCAAGCTGCTCATCGCGCAGCGCAACGGCAACGCCCACATCCGCGGCTATGCGATCTTCCGCGTGCCGGCGGACTGGGCCGCCAAGCGCTTCGACTTCGCCTCGCCAGCGGCGGTGCGCAGCGCGCTGCTCGCGGAATTCGCCGGGTTCGACGACGCGATCACCGATCTCTTTCGCGCGAGCAACGACAACTTCGCAACGCGGCTCATCCACGCGCTGCCGGTCGGGCACTGCTGGGCCCACCGGCGTGGGCTCACGCTGCTGGGCGACGCGGCGCATGTGATGTCGCCCTTCGGCGGCGAAGGCGTGAATGCCGCGCTGCGCGATGCGGCCGAACTGGCGGCCCAACTGATCGGGGAACAGGACTGGGGCAAGGCCGTGGCGGCCTACGAAACGCAGATGTTCGAGCGCGTGGCCGAAATCGCGGAAGGCTCGGCCGAGGCGGCCGCCACTCAGCTGTCGCACATCGGCGAGGCGCTGATGCTGGCGCAGTTTCAGGAGCATCAGGAGCAGCGGGCCGCTACGGCGTAG
- a CDS encoding XRE family transcriptional regulator: protein MKTDTAIQHVTKPGANIFLELGFPAAEAKRLQAASQKQINDTRLLKQQLMEELSNWIEAHHLKQAEAAEILMVSRPRVSDVVNRKTSKFTIDTLVEMLSRIGKPVKLIVG, encoded by the coding sequence ATGAAGACCGACACCGCCATCCAGCACGTCACCAAACCCGGCGCCAATATCTTTCTCGAGCTGGGCTTTCCGGCGGCTGAGGCCAAGCGCTTGCAGGCAGCATCGCAAAAGCAGATCAACGACACGCGGCTGTTGAAACAGCAACTCATGGAAGAACTGTCGAACTGGATCGAAGCGCATCACCTGAAACAGGCTGAAGCAGCCGAAATCCTGATGGTGTCGCGCCCTCGAGTTTCCGACGTGGTCAACAGGAAGACGTCCAAATTCACCATCGACACGCTGGTCGAGATGCTCAGCCGCATCGGCAAGCCGGTGAAGTTGATCGTGGGCTGA
- a CDS encoding siderophore-interacting protein has product MTDFTTTPSSSNTPDRTPRRVRHDLRFRQLTVKTVQRVTPHLIRIVLTGDDLAGFTSLGFDDHAKIFFPDATTGKLTLPTAGPDGPIWPASGRPTMRDYTPRRFDAKANTLEIDFALHDAGPATQWAENAKPGDTLGVGGPRGSFIVPTEFDWHLLVGDDTALPAISRRLAELPAGARVVVLAEVDSEADQIPFDTQAELTLQWVYRRGAEAGVSTVLVDALKAAKLPAGDFHAWIGCESGIAKALRAHLVSERGANPKWTRASGYWRRGAAATHDSHDE; this is encoded by the coding sequence ATGACCGACTTCACAACCACTCCCTCTTCTTCCAACACACCCGACCGCACGCCACGCCGCGTGCGCCACGACCTTCGCTTTCGCCAGCTCACGGTGAAGACGGTGCAGCGCGTGACGCCGCACCTGATCCGCATCGTGCTCACCGGCGACGACCTCGCGGGCTTCACGAGCCTGGGGTTCGACGACCACGCGAAGATCTTTTTCCCCGACGCGACCACCGGCAAGCTCACGCTGCCGACCGCGGGCCCCGATGGTCCGATCTGGCCCGCGAGCGGCCGCCCGACGATGCGCGACTACACGCCGCGCCGCTTCGACGCGAAGGCGAACACGCTGGAGATCGACTTCGCCCTGCACGACGCCGGCCCCGCCACGCAATGGGCAGAGAACGCCAAGCCCGGCGACACGCTCGGCGTGGGCGGCCCGCGCGGTTCGTTCATCGTGCCGACCGAATTCGACTGGCACTTGCTCGTCGGCGACGACACCGCCCTGCCCGCCATCTCGCGGCGCCTGGCCGAACTGCCGGCCGGTGCGCGGGTGGTGGTGCTGGCGGAGGTCGACAGCGAAGCCGACCAGATTCCGTTCGACACGCAAGCCGAGCTCACGCTGCAATGGGTGTACCGGCGCGGCGCCGAGGCCGGCGTGAGCACGGTGCTGGTCGATGCGCTGAAGGCGGCGAAGCTGCCGGCCGGCGATTTCCACGCGTGGATCGGGTGCGAGTCGGGCATTGCGAAGGCACTGCGCGCGCACCTCGTGAGCGAGCGCGGCGCCAACCCGAAGTGGACCCGCGCGTCGGGCTACTGGCGGCGCGGCGCTGCGGCCACGCACGATTCGCACGACGAGTGA